In the genome of Quercus robur chromosome 3, dhQueRobu3.1, whole genome shotgun sequence, one region contains:
- the LOC126718580 gene encoding cyclin-D1-1, giving the protein MSILSCSSECLSDDLLCGEQGSEILSGESSPAEYSSDLDSSACSEESIAEFIEDERNFVPGFDYLARFRSQSLDASAREQSVSWILKVQAYYGFQPLTAYLAVNYLDRYLYSRRLPQTNGWPMQLLSVACLSLAAKMEEPLVPSLLDLQVEVAKHIFEPRTIQRMELLVLSVLDWRLRSITPFSFIAYFACKLDSAGTYAGFLVSRATEIILSNIQEASFLEYWPSCIAAAAILCAASEIPNLSLVNPEHAESWCDGLHKDKINGCYQLMQEFVLDNNTRRKPSKVLPQLRVTICTRMRSSDSSSSSSSSSPNKRRKLNSYLWVDDDKGNSE; this is encoded by the exons ATGTCGATACTATCGTGCTCCTCCGAGTGTTTATCCGATGACCTGCTTTGCGGTGAGCAAGGGTCCGAAATCTTGTCCGGTGAGTCGTCTCCGGCGGAGTACTCGTCGGACTTGGACTCCTCGGCTTGTAGCGAAGAGTCCATAGCCGAGTTCATCGAGGACGAGCGTAACTTCGTTCCTGGGTTCGATTACCTCGCTAGGTTTCGCTCTCAATCCCTCGATGCTTCAGCTAGAGAACAATCGGTTTCGTGGATTCTCAAG GTTCAAGCATATTACGGATTCCAGCCATTGACGGCGTACCTCGCCGTTAACTACTTGGATCGGTATCTTTATTCTCGCCGTTTGCCG CAAACAAATGGGTGGCCAATGCAACTGTTATCTGTAGCTTGCTTATCTTTAGCGGCTAAAATGGAGGAACCTCTGGTTCCTTCTCTATTGGATCTTCag GTGGAAGTAGCCAAACACATTTTTGAGCCTAGAACGATTCAAAGGATGGAGCTTCTTGTGCTTAGTGTTTTGGATTGGAGACTACGATCCATAACACCATTCAGCTTCATTGCTTACTTCGCATGCAAGCTTGATTCGGCAGGAACTTATGCTGGTTTTTTAGTTTCAAGGGCGACTGAAATCATTTTATCTAATATTCAAG AGGCTAGCTTTCTTGAGTATTGGCCATCATGCATTGCTGCCGCAGCCATACTTTGTGCAGCTAGTGAAATTCCAAATTTGTCTCTTGTTAATCCTGAACATGCTGAATCATGGTGTGATGGACTACACAAA gataaaatCAATGGTTGCTACCAGTTAATGCAAGAATTTGTTCTTGACAATAACACCAGGAGGAAGCCCTCAAAAGTGTTGCCACAGCTTCGAGTTACAATTTGTACTAGAATGAGGTCCAGTGAttcatcgtcatcatcatcgtcatcatcaccaaataaaaggagaaaattaAACAGCTACTTATGGGTAGATGATGACAAAGGAAACTCGgagtaa